Proteins co-encoded in one Spirosoma endbachense genomic window:
- a CDS encoding PhzF family phenazine biosynthesis protein, whose protein sequence is MRIYQLDAFTDHLFSGNPAAVVPLTEWLPDEQMQRIAAENNLAETAFYVKTEGEANYHIRWFTPTLEVDLCGHATLATGYVVFFLEQKPETDHIYFSSRSGPLKVCRSEDGWLTLDFPIDVVHKANLQPPALLASLNEKPLAVYKGKTDYMLIYESQAQIAALEPDFREMSTVPARGVIVTAPGDANSGIDFVSRFFGPQSGIDEDPVTGSAHTTLVPYWSEQLGKTDLTALQLSKRGGYLRCKLNEARVDISGQVQLYLTGEIL, encoded by the coding sequence CCGATCACCTTTTTTCTGGAAATCCGGCTGCGGTTGTTCCGCTGACCGAGTGGCTCCCTGATGAACAGATGCAGCGCATTGCCGCTGAAAACAACCTGGCCGAAACGGCTTTTTATGTTAAAACAGAAGGGGAGGCCAACTATCATATTCGCTGGTTTACGCCAACGCTTGAAGTAGACCTTTGCGGCCATGCAACATTGGCTACTGGTTACGTCGTATTTTTTCTGGAACAGAAACCCGAAACAGACCATATATATTTCAGCTCCCGAAGTGGTCCCTTGAAAGTATGCCGGAGTGAAGATGGATGGCTAACGCTCGATTTTCCGATTGATGTGGTGCATAAAGCTAATTTACAGCCACCTGCCCTGTTAGCCAGTCTGAACGAAAAACCGCTGGCAGTTTACAAAGGCAAAACCGATTACATGCTGATCTATGAATCGCAGGCGCAGATTGCAGCTCTGGAGCCTGATTTTCGGGAGATGAGCACTGTGCCGGCGCGTGGCGTTATTGTGACTGCCCCTGGCGATGCCAATTCTGGAATTGACTTTGTATCCCGTTTTTTTGGCCCTCAGTCGGGCATTGATGAAGATCCGGTAACCGGTTCGGCACACACAACCCTCGTACCCTACTGGTCCGAGCAACTCGGAAAGACAGATCTTACGGCTCTCCAGCTGTCGAAACGGGGTGGCTATCTGCGCTGTAAGCTTAATGAAGCTCGTGTCGATATTTCAGGACAAGTACAATTATACCTGACTGGAGAAATACTGTAA